From Longimicrobiales bacterium, a single genomic window includes:
- a CDS encoding PAS domain-containing protein has protein sequence MHPALQRRVSEVDTGERAVIATEPDGRIVYWNERAELLYGWTAGEAIGKDIVEVTPGELALSEANEIMNALNRGQPWSGEFLVRAKNGARFTVHVTDMPVLDEDRNLLGIVGISRRVVYLNE, from the coding sequence GTGCATCCAGCACTACAACGCCGTGTCTCGGAGGTGGATACGGGTGAGCGGGCGGTCATAGCGACAGAGCCCGATGGTCGAATCGTGTATTGGAACGAGAGAGCAGAACTTCTTTATGGCTGGACCGCTGGCGAAGCTATCGGGAAAGACATCGTCGAGGTCACTCCCGGGGAACTCGCCCTGTCGGAAGCCAATGAGATCATGAACGCGCTCAATCGAGGCCAACCGTGGTCGGGCGAGTTCCTGGTCAGAGCAAAGAACGGAGCGCGGTTCACCGTTCACGTAACGGATATGCCCGTTCTGGACGAAGACAGAAATCTGCTGGGAATCGTGGGCATCTCCCGCCGTGTCGTGTATCTGAACGAATGA
- a CDS encoding 6-bladed beta-propeller, producing the protein MKNVAAALVLVLVATGCGPEVIDVPAPDDGVAVTVIDPVALESAPALEVREAVVIDGEGAGFSHLPGLVTRGDTIIALDQMACEVFVFDGAGRLVRRFGGEGDGPGELRRPDRMAISGDTLFIIDQRGLSQFLVDGTFLSRVAIDTRAAGGTPNFLPHPQSLAPADGRLITSFSGRRSRPPDGTFADTVPIHPLTRAGEVLPAIAGVITDHIHRVDTGMDAPALFAGRSSFVVAPGGSIYVSRQDGVHIDVLSRDGEPMGRLRLDVPRREVTSRDVDSALNRIEQSFGAAGVEALTAKRKRALRRLPYVRYRPAVGRMVAGEEDLLLVQRLDLSPVYPMDTDEVVWDLVRADASIEGRITLPGRFRPWVVEQRRLTGIYSDSADVPTIVQYAW; encoded by the coding sequence ATGAAGAACGTTGCGGCCGCCCTTGTGCTGGTGCTCGTTGCGACGGGCTGCGGCCCTGAGGTGATCGACGTGCCCGCGCCTGATGACGGCGTGGCCGTAACGGTAATCGACCCTGTCGCGCTGGAGAGCGCACCTGCTCTCGAGGTCCGCGAGGCCGTCGTCATTGATGGAGAAGGCGCGGGCTTCTCGCATCTCCCGGGCTTGGTCACGCGTGGCGACACGATCATCGCGCTCGACCAGATGGCGTGCGAGGTCTTCGTGTTCGATGGAGCGGGTCGCCTCGTGCGGCGCTTCGGCGGCGAGGGCGACGGCCCGGGCGAGCTGCGCCGGCCCGACCGCATGGCCATATCGGGTGACACGCTGTTCATCATCGATCAACGGGGACTCAGTCAGTTCCTGGTGGATGGGACCTTCCTGAGTCGCGTTGCGATCGACACGCGAGCCGCCGGCGGCACGCCGAACTTCCTCCCGCACCCCCAGTCGCTGGCGCCTGCAGACGGTCGGCTGATCACCAGTTTCTCCGGCCGGCGCTCGCGCCCGCCGGACGGTACGTTCGCCGATACCGTGCCCATTCATCCGCTGACGCGCGCGGGCGAAGTGCTACCGGCCATCGCCGGCGTGATCACGGACCACATTCATCGGGTCGACACCGGCATGGATGCCCCTGCCTTGTTCGCCGGGCGCTCGAGTTTCGTCGTCGCGCCCGGCGGCTCGATCTACGTGAGCCGGCAGGACGGCGTTCACATCGACGTGCTGTCCCGCGACGGCGAACCGATGGGCCGGCTCAGGCTCGACGTGCCGCGCCGGGAAGTGACGTCGCGCGACGTGGACAGTGCACTGAACCGAATAGAGCAGTCGTTCGGTGCAGCGGGAGTGGAAGCACTTACCGCCAAACGGAAGCGTGCGCTCCGAAGGCTGCCGTATGTTCGCTACCGCCCGGCAGTGGGCAGGATGGTGGCTGGCGAGGAGGATCTCCTGCTCGTGCAGAGGCTGGACCTGAGCCCCGTCTACCCGATGGACACGGATGAGGTGGTGTGGGACCTGGTCCGCGCTGACGCCTCGATTGAGGGCCGTATCACACTGCCCGGCCGGTTCAGGCCGTGGGTGGTTGAGCAGCGGCGCCTGACCGGAATTTACAGCGATTCCGCTGATGTGCCGACCATCGTGCAGTACGCGTGGTGA
- a CDS encoding methyltransferase domain-containing protein: ARVRHRNLNPGGFMDAADAQASLEGVLKDEIIRMYQEVADDPDAEFHFYHGREAAELFGYDSDALDRVPDGAVSSFAGVGNPHLRSNIQAGETVLDLGSGAGLDAIIAAQRAGPSGRVIGVDLNPSMCRKAQANMAATGAVLECHEGRMEEIPVPDESVDVVISNGVINLSFRKRRVVEEMYRVLKAGGRISITDIVSGKALSQSIVNDPKLWAS; the protein is encoded by the coding sequence GCCCGCGTGCGGCATCGCAACCTCAACCCGGGAGGCTTCATGGATGCAGCAGACGCCCAGGCATCACTGGAGGGTGTCCTCAAGGACGAGATCATCCGCATGTACCAGGAAGTGGCGGATGATCCGGATGCGGAGTTCCACTTCTATCACGGCCGTGAGGCCGCCGAGCTCTTCGGCTACGACAGCGATGCGCTCGACCGCGTGCCCGACGGCGCGGTGTCCTCGTTCGCTGGTGTCGGCAATCCCCATCTTCGCAGCAACATCCAGGCGGGCGAAACCGTCCTCGATCTCGGCAGCGGCGCCGGCCTCGATGCGATCATCGCCGCGCAGCGTGCCGGTCCGAGCGGCCGTGTGATCGGCGTCGACCTGAATCCGTCGATGTGCAGGAAGGCGCAGGCGAACATGGCTGCGACGGGTGCGGTGCTCGAGTGCCACGAGGGTCGCATGGAAGAGATACCGGTGCCGGACGAGTCGGTGGACGTGGTGATCTCGAATGGTGTCATCAACCTGTCGTTCCGCAAGCGTCGCGTGGTCGAGGAGATGTACCGCGTGCTGAAGGCGGGCGGACGCATCTCGATCACCGACATCGTGAGTGGCAAGGCGCTGTCGCAGTCGATCGTGAACGACCCCAAGCTCTGGGCCAGCTGA